Proteins encoded within one genomic window of Anopheles gambiae chromosome 3, idAnoGambNW_F1_1, whole genome shotgun sequence:
- the LOC1280094 gene encoding amphoterin-induced protein 2 translates to MEQRHSEQCGALDETQCFRIGRHPEVQQHCRRQPSSTRHKVRTMPVLLSLLLVLLLPAIVSRGQVSGEPNCPSACQCKWKGGKQAVECLSGNLFTIPENIDHSTQVLDVSGNNLQIISNETFVRSNLLNLQKLYMRDCRIGQIDDGAFAGLTNLVELDLSINLLTAVPSAAFQHIVSLRDLTLARNHIQKIESHAFRNVTALTKLDLSFCSIQTIAPQAFEGLGSLHSLKLNGNQLSELRPKTIETLSRLHGIELHGNPWVCDCRLRAAKLWLTEHNIPYPIAPTCAGGPERVMDKTFGELQVDDFACKPEMLPVRRFIQSYSGENATIECRSSAVPSATVNWYWNGKLLVNNSHFSAYQRVLVHEQGNFEKRSRLTLTNAQETDSSEFYCVVENRAGTAEANFTLHVAMRDVGFVIENRQVIGLSAALVILILFILLIILFLLVRLRRIPMTETKTPNQVEVITSVSPSSNVNGKVATPINDCHSPDRAKAAGDLKCGPNPAANPLQKPPRLTDLPYSTSHYDGGGSLIASGQCFVSPTHSLAGNNPDLINDTKRLGSGTDLTAATAAPGPAVPGGGVADPLAHLGQLQLQATSALSTALSLMDPVERPGSGEYSRAGCDSLYPSGLWETHSSNLAATGLDHGGSHGPGPYSDKLPILGGGGSGAGPAMLNLDDETSSVDYLSRTFPRTHLTGGLSLSTTASSGGSYGHGVAAAAAAATGGTTTTGSGGGYPADYGLPIVPGAEQLHNKLASGQPAHHGSTGSMPMNAKTLRVWQKGGVPVLPPVTALKRALSNSRNSPDEGYQEGCGTDV, encoded by the coding sequence ATGGAACAACGACATAGCGAGCAGTGCGGGGCGCTGGATGAGACGCAGTGCTTTCGGATAGGACGGCACCCGGAGGTGCAGCAGCACTGTCGGAGGCAGCCCTCCTCCACCCGGCACAAGGTGCGGACGATGCCGGTGCTGCTGTCCCTGctgctagtgctgctgctgcccgccaTCGTGAGCCGCGGCCAGGTGAGCGGCGAACCGAACTGCCCGTCCGCTTGCCAGTGCAAGTGGAAGGGCGGCAAGCAGGCGGTGGAGTGTCTGAGCGGCAACCTGTTCACCATCCCGGAGAACATCGACCACTCGACGCAGGTGCTGGACGTGTCCGGCAACAATCTGCAGATCATCTCGAACGAAACGTTCGTCCGGTCGAACCTGCTGAACCTGCAGAAGCTGTACATGCGCGACTGCCGCATCGGCCAGATCGATGACGGGGCGTTCGCCGGGCTGACCAATCTGGTCGAGCTCGACCTGTCGATCAACCTGCTGACGGCGGTACCGTCCGCCGCCTTCCAGCACATCGTGTCGCTGCGGGACCTTACGCTCGCCCGCAACCACATCCAGAAGATCGAGAGCCACGCGTTCCGGAACGTGACGGCGCTGACCAAGCTCGATCTGTCGTTCTGCAGCATCCAGACGATCGCGCCGCAAGCGTTCGAGGGGCTCGGGTCGCTCCACTCGCTCAAGCTGAACGGCAACCAGCTGTCCGAGCTGCGGCCGAAAACGATCGAAACGCTCAGCCGGCTGCACGGGATCGAGCTGCACGGGAATCCGTGGGTGTGCGACTGCCGACTGCGGGCGGCCAAGCTGTGGCTGACGGAACACAACATCCCGTACCCGATCGCGCCGACCTGTGCCGGCGGGCCGGAGCGCGTGATGGACAAAACGTTCGGCGAGCTGCAGGTGGACGATTTCGCCTGCAAGCCGGAGATGCTGCCGGTGCGCCGCTTCATCCAGTCGTACAGCGGGGAAAATGCCACGATCGAGTGCCGCAGCTCGGCCGTGCCGTCCGCCACGGTGAACTGGTACTGGAACGGGAAGCTGCTGGTGAACAACTCACACTTCAGCGCGTACCAGCGCGTGCTGGTGCACGAGCAGGGCAACTTCGAGAAGCGGTCGCGGCTAACGCTCACCAACGCGCAGGAGACGGACTCGAGCGAGTTCTACTGCGTGGTGGAGAACCGGGCCGGCACGGCCGAGGCCAACTTTACGCTGCACGTGGCGATGCGCGACGTCGGGTTCGTGATCGAAAACCGCCAGGTCATTGGGCTGAGCGCGGCCCTGGTCATACTGATACTGTTCATCCTGCTGATCATACTGTTCCTGCTGGTGCGGTTACGGCGCATACCGATGACGGAGACGAAAACCCCGAACCAGGTCGAGGTGATCACGTCCGTAAGTCCCTCTAGCAATGTAAATGGCAAGGTGGCGACGCCTATTAACGATTGTCATTCTCCAGATCGAGCCAAAGCCGCCGGCGATCTGAAGTGCGGCCCGAACCCGGCCGCGAACCCGCTCCAGAAGCCGCCGCGGCTGACCGACCTGCCGTACTCGACGTCGCACTacgacggcggcggcagtCTGATCGCGTCCGGCCAGTGCTTCGTCTCGCCGACCCACTCGCTCGCCGGCAACAATCCGGACCTGATCAACGACACCAAGCGGCTGGGCAGCGGGACGGACCTGACGGCGGCGACGGCAGCGCCGGGCCCGGCCGTGCCCGGCGGTGGTGTGGCCGACCCGCTCGCCCACCTCggccagctgcagctgcaggcCACCAGCGCGCTCAGCACCGCCCTCTCGCTGATGGATCCGGTCGAGCGGCCGGGCAGTGGCGAGTATAGCCGGGCCGGTTGCGACTCGCTCTATCCGTCCGGGCTGTGGGAAACGCACAGCTCCAACCTAGCGGCGACCGGGCTCGACCATGGGGGGAGCCACGGTCCCGGTCCGTACTCGGACAAGCTACCGATTCTCGGCGGTGGCGGCTCCGGTGCCGGCCCCGCCATGCTAAACCTCGACGACGAAACGTCCTCGGTGGACTATCTCAGCCGGACGTTCCCGCGCACCCATCTTACCGGCGGGCTGTCGCTGTCGACCACCGCATCGTCCGGCGGGTCGTACGGCCACggggtggcagcagcagcagcagcagcgacgggCGGCACTACTACCACCGGCAGTGGCGGCGGCTACCCGGCCGACTACGGGCTGCCGATCGTGCCCGGCGCCGAGCAGCTGCACAACAAGCTGGCGAGCGGGCAGCCGGCCCACCAcggcagcaccggcagcatGCCGATGAACGCGAAAACGCTGCGCGTGTGGCAGAAGGGCGGCGTGCCGGTTCTGCCACCGGTCACCGCCTTAAAACGTGCTTTATCCAACAGCCGCAACTCGCCCGACGAAGGCTACCAGGAGGGGTGCGGGACGGACGTGTAG